The genomic region AGCAATCAAGCTCCGCAGCTCGGAGCATGCCCTCTCGTACTCGACCATCCGCGCGGCAAGACCGATGTGCCGCACCGCATCGGCGTTCCCGCCCTGGAAGGCGGCGACGAACTCGTCCGCGACGGAGGGCGAACCTTCAAGTTGGGACAAGATCGTTCGGACGAGAGCCAGCTTGTCGGAGGAAGCCAGGTTTGGCAGGGCGGTCAGCAACCGCTCAAGCCTTGCGTAGTCGTCTGAGCCGACAATGTGCACATCGCCAGATTTCTCAGAGAGGCTGCCCTCCATGAACGCCTTGAGAAACCTGAAGAGCCGCTCGATCTCGTTGGGGTCATCGCCCTCGAGACGGATCGACTTCTCTGGCTTCGCGAACCAGCCGGCCTTTCGGCGATCGATCGAGTCGATCCGGAGCGAGTAGTGATGGGAGGCGCTTGTTTTGGGATCGAGGATCTCGAACAAAGTCGCGATTCGAAAGGTCCTCGGGCCGTCCTTCAGGATTGCCTGCTGTACCCGCCCGACGTTCGGGTTCGTGTAGCTCTCGCGGATTCGAACCTTGACATCATCGAGCGACGCATCCCGAGGAAGCGGCATTTCAGGCGACCTCCCCTCGATGCGCCGCACTCCTCCCCGCCACTCTCCCGAACACCACCGCATTCGCGATCGAGTTGCCGCCGCCCACGTAGCGTTCCCCTAACACGTTGCCCGTCACCTCCCCCGCGGCGAACAGGCCGGGGATCGGGCGCTCGTTCTGGTCGAGCACGCGCGCGTCGGGGGTGATGCGCGGGCCGCAGCTGGTGAGGCACACGATCGCGGGGCGGATCTCGGCGGCGTAGAACGGCGGCGTCGCAATCGGGCGCAGCTCGCGCGCGTCCTTGAAGAACGCGCTGTCGCGGCCGGCGGCGCAGTCGGCGTTGTATCGCGACACGGTGCTCGCCAGCGCGGCGGGCGCGATGCCGGCGCGCTTCGCGAGCGCTTCGAGGGAGTCCGCTCGATGCAGCTTGCCCGCGTTGGCTTCGCGCTCGAGAACTTCGGCGACCCAGTTGAGCGGGATCACGCCGCTCGCGAAGGCGTCGGCGAGATCCGGGCTCGGCTTCGCCGCGGCGCGCGTCGCCTCGTCGAAGATCGCCCAGCAGCGGCCGCCCTGTTCCTTGATCACGCCCGCCATCACGGCGTACGCCGCCATCTCGTTCACGAAGCGGCGGCCGTCGGGGTTGACGTAGACGATCCAGCCGGGCACGTGGGCTTCGAGCTGTTTCGAGAATCCGGGAGTTGTTAGGAGCAGGCCGCGGCCGTGGCCGCCGATCGAGGCGCCGACTTGTTGGGACATGGTGAGGCCGTCGCCCACGCACGTTGGCGCGGAGATGCACCACGACCAGTCGCCGCTCGCGACGCCGTCTGGGTAGTAGCGCGCGAGCAGGTCCGCGTTCTGGCCGAAGCCGCCACTCGCGAGCACGACGCTGCGCGCGGTGGCGTCCTCGCCGTTCGCGCGCACGCCGCGCACGGCGCCGTCGCGGAATAACAACTGCTCCACGCGATTGCCGAGCGCGAGATCGATGGGGCGTGCGCGTATGGCGCGCTCGAGCGCGGCGGCGATCGCGGCGCCGTTGCCGCGCGCCGCGTGCCCGCGCGCGACGCTCTCGACGCCGCTCACGTAGAGATCGCGCGCGCGAAACTCGACGCCGAGCGAGATCAGCCACTCGACGCCGGGCGCAGCCTCGTCGCAGAGCACGCGCACGACCCCCGGGTCGACGCGGTGCTGATTCAGCGTGAGGTAGTACTCGTACATCGCGTCGGCGCTGTCGGCCGCGATGCCCGCCGCGCGCTGTACCGAAGTGCCGGCGGCGTAGTAGACGCCGCCCGAGATCGCGGTCGAGCCGCCGAGCGCGCCCGCGGCTTCGACGAGCAGCACGCGCGCGCCGGCGTCGTGCGCCTCGACAGCCGCGCACATGCCCGCTCCGCCGCCGCCGATCACGATCACGTCGTAGTCGTTCGCCATGGGCCGATGGTACGTCGGTCGGGCGATGTGCGGCGGTGTGCATGTACGTCCCCAGTGCGCGTAGATGTGCACGTACGTCCCGAGTGCGCGCCCTTGTGCGGGTACGTCCCCGGTGCGCGACGCTGCCTCGCTCATGCCCGCGCTCACGCACGTCACCGATCTCTGGCCGCTGCTCGAAGCGCGCGCCGCCGAGACGCCCGATGCGCTGTTCGCGCTCGACGAGCGCGGCCGCACGCTCTCGTTCGCGCAGTACCGCGACGCCGCGCTGCGCTGCGCCGCGGGGCTCGCGCGGCTCGGCGTCGCGCGCGACGTGCCCGTGTCGTGGCAGCTGCCGACGCGCATCGATGCGCTCGTGCTCACGGCCGCGCTCGCGCGGCTCGGCGCGGTGCAGAACCCGATCCTGCCGATCCTGCGCGAGCGCGAGGTCGCGTTCATCACGCGGCAGATCGGCGCACGCTGGCTGTTCGTGCCGCGCGTGTTTCGCGGCTTCGACTTCGAGGCGATGGCGACGCAGCTTGCGACATTTCGGCCCGGCCAAAATGTCCACTGCATCGACGACGGCTTGCCCGAGGGCGATCCCGCGTCGCTCCCGCCCGCGCCAGTCGTTACGGAACCCGCTACCGCGCCGGTGCGCTGGATCCTCTACAGCTCGGGCACCACCGCCGACCCGAAGGGCGCGCGGCACACCGACCACTCCGTCGCGTTCCCCGGCCGCGCGATGTGCGAGGTGCAGGCGCTGCGCGCGGACGACCGCGTCGCGCTCGTCTTCCCCGTCACGCACGTGGGCGGCGTGAACTGGCTCGTGGGCTCGCTGATGTTCGGCTTCACGCTGCTCGTTGTGGAGATCTTCGACGCGAAGCGCACGCCGCTCTGGCTCGCCGAGCAGCGCGCGACACAGCTCGGCGCGGGCACCGTGTTCCATCAGGCGTATCTCGCCGCGCAGCGCGAGCACGGCGCGCAGCGCCTGTTCGCAAACGTGCGCGGCTACCCCGGAGGCGGCGCGCCGAAGCCGCCGCAGCTGTTCTGGGATCTGCTCGCGGAGACGGGCGCCGCGATTCACTCCGGTTACGGGCTCACCGAGCATCCCATCGCCGTGATGGGCGGCGTGACCGACGCGCCAGAGAAGCTCGCGACGACCGAGGGTCGCGCGACGCCTGGAACGGAGCTGCGCATCGTGAAGCTCGATGGCGCGGAGGCCGCGCGCGGTGAGGAAGGCGAGGTGCGCGTGCGCGGGCCGCACCTGTTTCGCGGCTACGTCGATGCCGCGCTCGATCGCGACGCGTTCGACGAGCGCGGCTTCCTGCGCACGGGCGATCTCGGCGTGCTCGACGCCGAGGGCTACCTCGCGATCACCGGGCGGCTCAAGGACATCATCATCCGCAAGGGCGAGAACATCTCCGCGAAGGAGATCGAGGATCACCTTCACACGCATCCAGCTGTTAGGGAAGCCGCGGTGGTCGGCCTCGCGGACGCGGTGCGCGGCGAGCGCGTGTGCGCAGTGATCGTGGCGCGCGAGGGCGCGGCACCGCTCGCGCTCGCCGCGGTCGCGGCGTTTCTACGCGAGCGCGGCGTCGCGACGTACAAGCTGCCCGAGCAGGTGGAGCACGTGGCGGAGCTACCGCGGAATCCGTCGGGGAAGGTGCTGAAGCGGGAGTTGAAGCAGCGCTACGAGCGCTGAGCGAGCAGCGCCTCGCGCCAGAACCGCAGCATGTCCGCGCGGAACTCCGCCGCGAGCGTTCCCTCCGTGCCGATCCGCGCGCCTCGCTTCCCGTAGCCCGCCTTCATCGCGTAGATCATCAGCTCGCGATCCGTCAGCGCGGGATCCGGCTTGTTTGTTAGGGGATGCACGAACGCGCCGTCGTCCGCGAGGTACGCGGTCGGTGCAGCAGGCGCGACCGAGGCGTCGGCGACGAGCTCGATCTTCGTCTCGCGATCGAAGCTGTGCTGCGCGCCGTCGAAGATGCGCAGGCTCGCATCGCCACCGCGCAGCTGCATCGCGTGAATCTGCGCCTGCACTTGTTGGGGCAGGCACCACTCGTCGCGGTCGCCGATGACGGCGCGTAGGCGGGTGCGGCCGATCGCGGGATCGAGGAACTGGTGGCCGCACCATGGATACGCGGCGTAGGCGGCGGCGAGTCCACGACCCGCGCCGGCGACCGCATCGGCGAAGCGCCTCATCGAGGCGGTGACGACCGCGGAGCCGCCGCGACTGTGGCCTTGCGCGCCGATGCGCGCGGCGTCTACGTCGGCGCGGCGCGCGAGGGCTTCGTATGCGGCGAGCACGTCGTACGCGCTCGCGGCGAACGAGTACTGCGTTTGGTTCGCGACCGTCGACGTGACGCTGCGCGCGCCGAAGGGGTCGATCACGAACGCGGCGATGCCTTCGCTCGTGAGCGCTTCGGCGTGGGCGAGGTGCGATGGCGCGACGCCGAGGCTGCCCGGCACGACGACCACTGCCGGGGTCGCGCCGGTGGCGCGCGGCGGCCGGAAGAGCTTGCCGTCGATTGCGCGCCGCGGGAGCGCACGCGGCGACGCGATCGCCGCGCGGTAGTTGGCGGGATCGGCGCTGTCGACTTCGACGTGTTCACCACGCGCGCCGTTCGCGAAAACGATCTCGCGGTCTCGAAAGCGGGCCTCGCCGTTCATGGCTCCTCCGAGCGCGAGGGTGCGGCGAAGCGACGGCGAATGCGAGCAGTTGAGAGAAGCGCACGCGGCGTGAGAAGCTGCGTGCAATGCCGCGTCACTCACATCCCGCGCTGCTCGTTCTCGGCCTCGTGACCGCTGCCGGCGCCATCCCACATGCGATCGGCGGCTGGCCGCCAGCCGCCGTGGCACTAGGGACCGCCGGCGTAGATCCAGATCTCATCGGCGGCATCGCCGCGGGCTGGTACTTCGGCAGCGCCGCGATGCTCGCATTCGGCGCGATCGTCGTGCTCGCGTGGCGCGACGCACGCGCGGGCGGCGACTTCGGCTGGCGGGCGGCGCTCGCGGTGGCGGCGACGTATCTCGCGTTCGGTCTCGGGGCTCTCGCAGTGCGCGGCGTGAGGCCGCACTTCCTCGGCTTCGTCGCGATCGGCGCGGGGCTCGCGTGGACTTCGCTGCGCGCGAGGCCGGGTCGCAGCTAGCGCGACACCTGCACGCGCTTCGCGAGCTGACTCCCTAACACCTCGGCCGCTTCGCTGACCATCTCGGCGAGGATCTCCGCCGCGGGCCGCTGCTTCGTCACGAGGCCCGCGGTCTGGCCCGCTGCGTTCATCAGCAGCTCGTGCCGGCTCGCTTGCTCGATCGAGTACTGGAGATCGCGGATCAGCGCGCCCTGCGCGCCCATCGGCAGCGCCTGCAGACCCTCGCGCTCCCACGCTTCGATGAGCGGGTTCGTCACGTTGCGCATCGTCTTGCCGCTGTAGAGGCGCGTGATCACCGTGTCCTCCGCAGCGGCGGCGAGGATGCGCTGCTTCTGCAGCGCGGGCTGATTCGCTTCGTTCGCGACGAGGAACGCAGTGCCGCACCACGCGGCCTCGCAGCCGAGCGCGAGCACGCCGGCGAGCGCGCGTCCCGTCGTCACGCCGCCGGCCGCGATCACCGGCTTCGGCGCGACCGCTTCGATCACCTGCGTCACGAGCGCGAGCGTGCCGATCTTGCCCGTGTGCCCGCCCGCTTCGGTGCCCTGCGCCACGACGTAGTCCGCGCCGTCGGCGGCGACTTGGCGCGCCGCCTTCACCGTGCCGACGAGCGAGAGGATCGTCGTGCCATTCGCGCGCAGCGCAGCGGCGAACGGCTTCGGCGTGCCGAGACCCGACGCGAACACGGGCACCTGTTCCTCCAACAACACTTCCATCTGCGCACCCGCCCAGCTCTCGCCGGGCTTCACCCACGAGCCGCCGTCGCCGCGCGCGGGCGGCGCCTGCTTCAGCTCGATGCCGAGCGACTGCGCGATGCGCGCGATCGCGTCGAGGTGCGTCTTCGGCAGCTTGTCCGCGCGCGGCGGCGCAGCGGCAGCGGCGTTTCGCGGCACGAGGAAGTTCGGCGACAAGAGCAGGTCGACGCCGAAGGGCTTCTTCGTCAGCAAACGCAGCTTGCGGATCTCGCCGCGCAGCACTTCGGGCGAGTACGCGACACCGCCGATGATGCCGAGCCCGCCCGCGTTCGATACGGCCGCCGCGAGCTCCGCAGTCGCGACGGGCGCTCCGGTGCCTGCGACCGGTCCCATGCCTGCGAGCACGACGGGG from Deltaproteobacteria bacterium harbors:
- a CDS encoding DUF4263 domain-containing protein — its product is MPLPRDASLDDVKVRIRESYTNPNVGRVQQAILKDGPRTFRIATLFEILDPKTSASHHYSLRIDSIDRRKAGWFAKPEKSIRLEGDDPNEIERLFRFLKAFMEGSLSEKSGDVHIVGSDDYARLERLLTALPNLASSDKLALVRTILSQLEGSPSVADEFVAAFQGGNADAVRHIGLAARMVEYERACSELRSLIAARDTLEPALQAHLRNHPWMFGSEYSELLDRRGWTRDSEQDYMLRRTVDSYLEVVEIKKPAETLFIHDRSHDTFHPSAKLSAALGQAIHYIEEIERDRNSIIAVDGEDPLKIRARVIIGRNGSAKERSALRNLNGHLHRIEVLTYDQLLGIAERTLAIFRSQAHTTDVEVENEPPF
- a CDS encoding FAD-dependent oxidoreductase, encoding MANDYDVIVIGGGGAGMCAAVEAHDAGARVLLVEAAGALGGSTAISGGVYYAAGTSVQRAAGIAADSADAMYEYYLTLNQHRVDPGVVRVLCDEAAPGVEWLISLGVEFRARDLYVSGVESVARGHAARGNGAAIAAALERAIRARPIDLALGNRVEQLLFRDGAVRGVRANGEDATARSVVLASGGFGQNADLLARYYPDGVASGDWSWCISAPTCVGDGLTMSQQVGASIGGHGRGLLLTTPGFSKQLEAHVPGWIVYVNPDGRRFVNEMAAYAVMAGVIKEQGGRCWAIFDEATRAAAKPSPDLADAFASGVIPLNWVAEVLEREANAGKLHRADSLEALAKRAGIAPAALASTVSRYNADCAAGRDSAFFKDARELRPIATPPFYAAEIRPAIVCLTSCGPRITPDARVLDQNERPIPGLFAAGEVTGNVLGERYVGGGNSIANAVVFGRVAGRSAAHRGEVA
- a CDS encoding AMP-binding protein, producing MPALTHVTDLWPLLEARAAETPDALFALDERGRTLSFAQYRDAALRCAAGLARLGVARDVPVSWQLPTRIDALVLTAALARLGAVQNPILPILREREVAFITRQIGARWLFVPRVFRGFDFEAMATQLATFRPGQNVHCIDDGLPEGDPASLPPAPVVTEPATAPVRWILYSSGTTADPKGARHTDHSVAFPGRAMCEVQALRADDRVALVFPVTHVGGVNWLVGSLMFGFTLLVVEIFDAKRTPLWLAEQRATQLGAGTVFHQAYLAAQREHGAQRLFANVRGYPGGGAPKPPQLFWDLLAETGAAIHSGYGLTEHPIAVMGGVTDAPEKLATTEGRATPGTELRIVKLDGAEAARGEEGEVRVRGPHLFRGYVDAALDRDAFDERGFLRTGDLGVLDAEGYLAITGRLKDIIIRKGENISAKEIEDHLHTHPAVREAAVVGLADAVRGERVCAVIVAREGAAPLALAAVAAFLRERGVATYKLPEQVEHVAELPRNPSGKVLKRELKQRYER
- a CDS encoding dienelactone hydrolase family protein, with product MNGEARFRDREIVFANGARGEHVEVDSADPANYRAAIASPRALPRRAIDGKLFRPPRATGATPAVVVVPGSLGVAPSHLAHAEALTSEGIAAFVIDPFGARSVTSTVANQTQYSFAASAYDVLAAYEALARRADVDAARIGAQGHSRGGSAVVTASMRRFADAVAGAGRGLAAAYAAYPWCGHQFLDPAIGRTRLRAVIGDRDEWCLPQQVQAQIHAMQLRGGDASLRIFDGAQHSFDRETKIELVADASVAPAAPTAYLADDGAFVHPLTNKPDPALTDRELMIYAMKAGYGKRGARIGTEGTLAAEFRADMLRFWREALLAQRS
- a CDS encoding nitronate monooxygenase, which codes for MSRPTLRTALCDRVGIEYPVVLAGMGPVAGTGAPVATAELAAAVSNAGGLGIIGGVAYSPEVLRGEIRKLRLLTKKPFGVDLLLSPNFLVPRNAAAAAPPRADKLPKTHLDAIARIAQSLGIELKQAPPARGDGGSWVKPGESWAGAQMEVLLEEQVPVFASGLGTPKPFAAALRANGTTILSLVGTVKAARQVAADGADYVVAQGTEAGGHTGKIGTLALVTQVIEAVAPKPVIAAGGVTTGRALAGVLALGCEAAWCGTAFLVANEANQPALQKQRILAAAAEDTVITRLYSGKTMRNVTNPLIEAWEREGLQALPMGAQGALIRDLQYSIEQASRHELLMNAAGQTAGLVTKQRPAAEILAEMVSEAAEVLGSQLAKRVQVSR